In the Bacteroidales bacterium genome, one interval contains:
- the lptB gene encoding LPS export ABC transporter ATP-binding protein: protein MKLYTDKVIKKYGSRTVVKGISVEVNKGEIVGLLGPNGAGKTTTFYMIVGFIRPNGGSVYLDNNDITKLPMYKRAKMGIGYLPQEASVFRKLSVENNIKSVLEMTNMSKKEQYMKTEKLIEEFGLSHIRKSKGIQLSGGERRRTEIARALAIDPAFILLDEPFAGVDPIAVEDIQSIIKKLKEKNIGVLITDHNVHETLNITDRAYLLYEGRILESGTAYDLASNPEVREKYLGKNFKLR, encoded by the coding sequence ATGAAACTATATACAGATAAAGTAATTAAAAAATACGGAAGCAGAACAGTTGTAAAAGGAATTTCGGTAGAAGTTAATAAAGGTGAAATTGTCGGATTATTAGGACCTAACGGTGCCGGGAAAACAACTACTTTTTATATGATTGTCGGTTTTATAAGACCAAACGGAGGCAGTGTTTATCTTGACAATAATGATATAACAAAATTGCCTATGTATAAACGTGCAAAAATGGGAATAGGTTATTTGCCGCAAGAAGCATCTGTTTTTAGGAAATTATCTGTAGAAAATAATATTAAAAGTGTTCTTGAAATGACGAATATGTCTAAAAAAGAACAATATATGAAAACTGAGAAATTAATTGAAGAATTCGGATTATCACATATACGAAAAAGTAAAGGCATTCAACTTTCGGGCGGAGAAAGAAGACGAACAGAAATAGCAAGAGCATTGGCAATAGATCCTGCATTTATTCTTTTGGATGAGCCTTTTGCCGGTGTTGACCCGATAGCTGTTGAAGATATTCAAAGTATCATAAAAAAACTGAAAGAAAAGAACATCGGGGTTTTAATAACTGACCATAATGTTCATGAAACTTTAAATATTACCGACAGAGCCTATTTATTATACGAAGGGCGTATTTTAGAATCAGGAACAGCCTATGATTTGGCTTCAAACCCGGAAGTTCGCGAAAAATACCTCGGCAAAAATTTTAAACTCAGATAA
- a CDS encoding aminotransferase class IV, which yields MACTADFFIINDMVFPTKKFNISELEKGITIYEVVKIIEATPLFIEDHIIRLFESAKIKKLKIWLKKENIIKQVLKLIEINKIKRGRLKFALRFHESENILICFFLQDIEPDNITYKKGVKLISKKAERENPNAKVINYKLRKSVKSRMKKENAFETLLISKSGKITECSKSNIFFIKDNYLYTPKSKDILKGITREHIFNICKENNIKIIETDLYQNDIKKYDSVFITGTSVGVLTVNQIDNHIFSKENELLQQISKLYFSIVKTYTKNLLSTKK from the coding sequence ATGGCATGCACAGCTGATTTTTTTATTATTAATGATATGGTTTTCCCGACAAAGAAGTTTAACATTTCAGAACTGGAAAAAGGGATTACTATTTACGAAGTTGTTAAAATTATTGAGGCAACTCCGTTATTTATAGAAGATCATATTATCAGACTATTTGAATCTGCAAAAATTAAAAAACTTAAAATTTGGTTAAAAAAAGAAAATATAATTAAACAAGTTCTTAAATTAATTGAAATTAATAAAATTAAAAGGGGACGTTTAAAATTTGCCTTACGGTTTCATGAATCAGAAAATATTCTTATCTGCTTTTTTTTGCAAGATATTGAACCTGATAATATAACTTATAAAAAAGGTGTAAAACTTATTTCGAAAAAGGCAGAAAGAGAAAATCCGAATGCAAAAGTAATTAACTATAAATTGAGGAAGTCAGTAAAATCCCGAATGAAAAAAGAAAATGCTTTTGAAACGCTTCTTATTTCAAAATCCGGCAAAATTACAGAATGTAGTAAATCAAATATCTTTTTTATAAAGGATAACTATTTATACACGCCAAAATCAAAAGATATTTTAAAAGGAATTACACGAGAACACATTTTTAATATTTGCAAAGAAAATAATATTAAAATTATTGAAACCGATTTATATCAAAATGATATTAAAAAATATGATTCTGTATTTATTACGGGGACTTCTGTAGGTGTTTTGACAGTTAATCAAATTGATAATCATATTTTCTCAAAAGAAAATGAACTTTTACAACAAATTTCAAAATTGTATTTCAGTATTGTTAAAACTTATACTAAAAACTTGCTTTCAACGAAAAAATAA
- a CDS encoding TonB-dependent receptor yields MSIQSEMRTVSIFLFILLFASATFSQKVKVIDETNSQPIENVLIFNNSKTVFTNSEGVADLSEFKKDEKILFKHDFYEEKYLTFKNLKETDYMVVLEQSVLNINEVVISASHWEQNKNEVPNRINIISKNKIALNNAQTSADLLKLSGEVFIQKSQLGGGSPMIRGFSANRVLIVVDGVRMNNAIFRSGNLQNVISIDANSIENSEIIFGPGSVVYGSDALGGVMDFHSLRAKYTTSEKTKFAGNTMFRFSSANTEKTGHLDFSVSKKRFSSVTSLSYSDFDDLIMGNIGNESYTRPEYVDIINGQDIVITNSNKNIQKYSGYKQLNVLQKLRFKPNKYLDINYGFYYSKTSDIPRYDRLIQYSGNQLKYAQWYYGPQEWMMNNISFFHSRETKLFSESKLIFAYQDFKESRHDRKFGKDEIRKRYENVKAYSVNLDFEKEIKQNSFLFYGAEAVTNKIYSSGIKLNVNDLSERLTSSRYPDNSDYSTFAAYISYKNNLSDIFTLNTGLRYNRVYAFAELDTMFFDFPFQNIDFNTGALNGSFGLVYRPETWQFSFNVSSGFRAPNIDDMAKVFDSEPGSVVVPNSELTPEFAYNTDIGIVKLINKKIKVDAAVFYTFLDDALIRKDFTFNGADSIMYDGELSKVQAIVNADNAVIYGFQIAFFAELLDKLSVSSNYNYTRGYDSENMPLRHVAPSFGTTHLLFKTEKFKADLFAEYNAEISFENLAESEVDKPHIYASDLNGNPFSPSWYTINLNTLFKINKVFSLKAGVENIFNMRYRPYSSGIVAPGRNFIFSLKASF; encoded by the coding sequence ATGTCAATACAATCTGAAATGAGAACAGTATCAATATTTTTATTTATTTTACTTTTTGCTTCTGCAACATTTTCACAAAAAGTAAAAGTAATAGATGAAACAAATTCGCAACCAATTGAAAATGTGTTGATATTTAATAATTCGAAAACAGTTTTTACAAATTCTGAAGGTGTCGCAGATTTAAGCGAATTTAAGAAAGATGAGAAAATTCTTTTTAAACATGATTTCTATGAAGAAAAATACCTGACATTCAAAAACTTAAAAGAAACAGATTATATGGTTGTTTTAGAACAGAGTGTCTTAAATATTAATGAAGTAGTAATTTCTGCAAGTCATTGGGAACAAAATAAGAATGAAGTTCCGAATCGAATAAATATAATTTCAAAAAATAAAATAGCACTGAATAATGCCCAAACATCTGCTGATTTACTAAAATTATCAGGTGAAGTATTTATTCAAAAAAGCCAACTCGGAGGAGGAAGCCCTATGATAAGAGGTTTTTCTGCAAACCGAGTTTTAATAGTAGTTGACGGCGTAAGAATGAACAATGCAATTTTCAGAAGCGGAAATTTGCAAAATGTAATATCAATTGATGCAAACAGCATTGAAAACTCGGAAATTATTTTTGGTCCCGGTTCAGTTGTGTACGGAAGTGATGCATTAGGAGGAGTCATGGATTTTCATAGTTTGAGGGCTAAATATACAACCTCAGAAAAAACGAAATTTGCAGGAAATACAATGTTTCGTTTTTCTTCGGCAAATACAGAAAAAACAGGTCATTTAGATTTTTCCGTAAGTAAAAAAAGATTTTCATCCGTTACGTCTCTTTCATACAGTGATTTTGATGACTTAATAATGGGCAATATCGGAAATGAGTCATATACAAGACCTGAATATGTTGATATTATTAACGGACAGGATATAGTTATAACAAATTCAAATAAGAATATTCAAAAATATTCCGGATATAAGCAATTAAATGTTCTGCAAAAGTTGCGATTTAAACCTAATAAATATTTGGACATTAATTACGGGTTTTACTATTCAAAAACTTCCGATATCCCTCGTTATGACAGGCTTATTCAATACAGCGGCAATCAATTGAAATATGCACAATGGTATTACGGTCCGCAAGAATGGATGATGAATAATATCTCTTTTTTTCATTCTCGAGAAACAAAACTTTTTTCGGAATCTAAACTAATTTTTGCATATCAAGATTTTAAAGAAAGTCGGCATGACAGAAAATTCGGAAAAGATGAAATACGAAAAAGATATGAAAATGTAAAAGCATATTCGGTAAATTTGGATTTTGAAAAAGAAATAAAGCAAAATTCTTTCCTGTTTTACGGAGCAGAAGCCGTAACTAATAAAATTTATTCATCAGGTATTAAGTTGAATGTTAATGATTTATCAGAGAGATTAACTTCGAGCAGATATCCGGATAATTCAGATTATTCAACTTTTGCCGCATATATTTCATACAAAAATAATTTATCGGATATTTTTACATTGAATACAGGATTAAGATATAACAGAGTTTATGCTTTTGCCGAATTAGATACAATGTTTTTTGATTTTCCCTTTCAAAATATAGATTTCAATACGGGAGCATTAAACGGAAGCTTCGGTTTGGTTTACAGACCTGAAACATGGCAGTTCAGCTTTAATGTGTCAAGCGGTTTCAGAGCACCGAATATTGATGATATGGCAAAAGTATTCGATTCGGAACCCGGAAGTGTAGTAGTTCCTAATTCAGAATTAACTCCTGAGTTTGCTTATAACACAGATATCGGAATTGTAAAATTAATTAATAAAAAGATTAAAGTTGATGCAGCTGTTTTTTATACATTTTTGGATGATGCTCTGATTAGAAAAGATTTTACTTTTAACGGTGCTGATTCTATAATGTATGACGGAGAATTAAGTAAGGTGCAAGCAATTGTAAATGCAGATAATGCCGTGATTTACGGATTTCAAATTGCATTTTTTGCCGAATTGCTTGACAAACTGAGCGTAAGTTCAAATTATAATTATACACGAGGTTATGATTCTGAAAATATGCCTTTAAGGCATGTAGCTCCTTCTTTCGGAACAACTCATCTGTTATTTAAAACAGAAAAGTTTAAGGCTGATTTATTTGCAGAATACAATGCCGAGATTTCTTTTGAAAACTTAGCAGAATCAGAAGTTGATAAACCGCATATTTATGCATCCGATTTAAACGGAAACCCCTTTTCTCCTTCTTGGTACACAATTAATTTAAATACACTCTTTAAAATTAACAAAGTATTCAGTTTAAAAGCAGGAGTAGAAAATATATTTAATATGCGTTACCGCCCTTATTCATCAGGAATTGTTGCACCCGGGCGAAATTTTATTTTTTCGTTGAAAGCAAGTTTTTAG